The nucleotide window AACACATATTTTGTCATGCAGCTTTCTTGCTGACAGATCAATTATTCTTAAGACAATGAATGGCTTCTTTTAGGATAAAGAATAATCAAATACAAGATGGCCACATAGATTTAAGAGGTGAAAAAGGTGAAGGACAATTTAATCAGACACTTGAAAGCAATGAAgtaaaaaacacaacacaaatcCAATTTTTAAGTATAGAAAACTCCCCTAACATTTTAGAATAAGAAAGTAAATGAAGTCACAACTCTGATAGTGGAACAAAGACAATACTTATGTCATGGAGATTTAACCAAAATCTGATCACTACTTCAGCAAAATGGTACAGCTACATGAGAACTATACTTCCTATTTTCATAATGAAAGTCACACGATAACACAATGGTAACATTCATAAAATTAAGAGTttgtcattcatttgttcattcttcttttttgagacagggtctcactatgtatccttgactagtctggaactcactatgaagaccaggctggactcaaactcccagagatccacctgcctctgtctgggattaaaggtgagccacACCACACCTGGTTGTCATTATTCTtgctagctgggcatggtggtgcatgcctataaccccagcacatgggaagtagTGACTGCTGAAGGTCTTGTCTCAGAAAGAACATAAGCGTGGATAGTAAGGAGGGTATAGGACTAGAACTACCACTTTTGTtagaattccatttcttttttcttttgattaaagGTTAATTTTGTCTATAAGGATGATTTTCACAGAGAATCCCCAGGATCAGTGTATCTGAGCTTTGCTGTTACCTCTCCCTTtgtctttcccttctctttgagataaggtctcactagcttgtctaggctggtcttgaacttagggCTCAAgtaagtgatcctcctgcctcagtgctgggcTGCAGGTGAAGAACACCCACTCAGCTTTATTTCCTTATGATGAAAAAAAGTTTTTAGCAGAGATAAAACATCACTATGGATTTCAAGCACTGAAGAGTCAGTAAAGTGAACTTGTTCTCCATTAGTATGCAATCCTGAACTCCTGTGAGGGGAAGAATGGTAACTTCTTACACTATACTAAATTGCATGGAACCTCTACAAATAGCTGCAATAAGAGCTGAAGCTACAagtctgaagctagcctgggctacagagtgagatcctgtctttaaaaaaaaggttctCAAAATAACCCTAAGCTAAGTGAGGTGTGGCAGCAGAGGCTGGGGGTCTCAGCTTCAGGGTCAGGTAGGAGTGCAGCAGGCTCCTGACCAGTCCAGCCTATAGACAAATGTCCACTGTCTAAGCAAAGCACTGAAtcaggtcttactaataaaaacaaacccagggccaggtattggggtgaatgctggaagatcagagaatcagaacaagccacagctacctcaccttgccaattcctcaacggatcctgtttcctcagactggaagcctctgagtccttattctaatggatctcagctgaactgctgctcaaaagcataaaagcttaactaggctctagttcatggtcctcacgccttatatacctttctgcttcctgccatcactgcctgagattaaaggcgtgtgtcaccatgcctggctgtttctagtgtggctttgaactcacatggatctctgcctccagaatgctaggattaaaggtgtgtgtgccaccattttctggcctctatgtttatctagtggttgttctgttctctgaccccagataagtttattagggtgtacaatattttgaggaatacagtatcaccacatttccccttttttgtctaaaattaaaatgtttgttattttaaaaaaattcaggtaTGAGGCTCATTATGTTCTAAGTACAAAATTAATGATAAGATAAACAGGGCTCTAGTCTAAGAATATTGGGATTTAAAGGTAAATTTTCCAGCCATTTCAGACAAAACACATTACTTAGAAAGGATAATAAAATAACCAGCATAGCCTCGGACTTTTCTATAACCTGAAGTACTAAGTTAGTGAGCCAGGAAGTCTACGCTCATGTAAATGTTACAACATAGGAAGCAGTGATTAAGTGCGCAAAGGCAACTGTAAAGTAAAAAACCGTCTATGTCCCTTCTAGCAAAGAGTACTTGGCTAATTGAGAGGCAAGTTTAAAGTAAAACTTAACAAACtgggaaaatgtggtatataggTATTCCAACATTACGTGGACAGAATTATACATGAATAACTAAAAAGTTAATTTGGAGCAGATAACTgcttaaagaaaatacaaatgtataaatttgattagataaacaaaacagctggctcaatggttaagaacacttgctgctctttcctaGGACCAGAGGTTGGTTCATGCACCCAAGTCAGGGGCTGACaacctacctgtaactccagctccagggaatcagtTGCCCTCTCTAGCCTTCTTTAAGCACTGCACACAACATGCACATCATGCCCCCACAAACAaaaaggatagaagaaaaggTAGGGAGACAATTGAATGTGTTAATTTCTACACTAATACTTTGTTCTTGTTTCTAATAAGACAGAGTCTGTGGAGAGTTTCTTCCCTCAACAGGGTGTCACATAGCctatactggccttgaacttgctgtgtaaccaAGGATAACTCTGAACTGATCATCAGGCCTCtacctctcaagagctgggagtGCACCAGAATGTCTGGctaagaaataaagttttaaatatacattcaagttttgtttttcaaaacaaatgtTAAGGTAAATGTGAATCTTTTCCTgatactggagattgaacctgcGGTATCACACATGCTAGTGAGACTGTCACTGAGCTAACACCCCATCCTACCTTctaacattttacttttttatttttggtaagaCTCTGTTATTCAGCCCAGTCTAGCTTAGAATTCCctgtatgtagcccagtctggccttcaACGTGAGTTCTTCCTGCTTCACCtttccatgtgctaggattataggtatatggTACCACACACACAGCCTAATAGGATACTtggttgaaaaaataaaaaacacacattCCAATGAAATTCTCACCCAGCACTATGATATCAACATTGAGAACATTCCATGGTCATAGCTGTTATCAGCCTAGTATAAACAAATTGTATATGTCACATGAAAAGTCACCAAGGTGACTCAGAAAGCTTGCTTAATCTTACATTTATCACATGGATGCACAGTTCATACATACCTGCACACTGGCTGTTACCACTGAAGAccctgaggcagaggctggtctATGTGGAGTAGACAACGGTTTAGTAGCACCCTGTGTTCCACTTCCTGTTCCCCCAGATAGACTAGTCCTATTAGCTCCACTTGAGTTAAGGTTGCTACCTCTGCTGGCAGGTACATTCATCGTAATTCCACTCAAGCTGTTCTTCCCAACAGTTCCAGTGGATGATGAGTTTGTTAGTTTAGAAGGGGCCTGAAGAGTTTTTGTCGATGGAAGGCCAGAAGTGCGATTTGAGGGCAACAAATTCAGAGTGGGAGACTGTCTGCTGATGTTCATTCCACTGGGCGGTTTATGGACAGGGTTGTTACTGGGGGAGTGACTACTCTGAGCGACTAGTGTGTTTGGACTGGAAGAAGTTGGGCATACAGCAGGCTTGGGAGTTGGGTTGGATTTAGAAATAAGTTTAGTTGATACTGAAGGCTTAGCTGACAGAGAGGGCTTGGGTGAGGCAGAAGGCTTAGGTGAGGGCAAAGGTTTGGGAGATGTGGCAGGTTTGGGAGATGCGGCAAGTTTGGGAGATGCAGCCATTGAGAAGGGAGATTTGAAACCCTGCGTGGAGACTTGTGACACCATAGCCTTGGCTAAATAGTTACTGGAGGTAGTGGTGCTCGGTGCTGTCCTAGAAACCAGGGGATGGGGCCCCTGAGAACCATTTCCAGGTGATGGGGTAGACAAAGGGAGGCGATACATCAgtggcttatctgaagtcttgagTAGTTGGGACGAACAGGAAAGTTGGGGGTTATTACTTAATTTCACAACTGGGTTGGTCTGTGATTTACTAATGGTGGCTTGTAATGGAGACACATAGTTCTGCTGGACAGTTGAGTGCTGGTGCACCTTTGTTGCTTGTGTTAACGGAGAAGCATCTTGGGCCTCTGATGTTCCCAGAGCCTGAGAGGAGGCAGCAACTTGGGCTTGGGAGGAGGAGACATGAGTctgtgaagaggaagaagcatgTATCTGGCTTGACCTTTGCAATCCTTGCTGGAGTAGCCTGGCTGGCAAAGGTTCTAAGGAAACTTTAGGGTTCTGAATTGAAGAACCAGCAATAAGGCCTGAAGAAATGCCAGTATGAGCTAAATCCTGGGGTTTCTTTGGTACTGGCCCCGTGTGACCAGCAATGAGACTTGGCGAGTGTGCAGTCTGAGCAGCATCCAGTTGTTTGGGAGCAGCCAGCGGTAGCTTGCTCATGATGCTCGCTAGCTTTTCTTCTCTCAGCCCTGGACGAGGCTTTGCAGCTGGCACATTTAGCCTTGAGCCAACCCAGGGGCCCTTGTTCCCATTGTTGATGACAGCTAAAGCTTCAGATACAAGATCCAGTGAAGACGAGTGGACAGAAAGGTCTTCATCCAGGGAGTCATCGAGGCAGATGGTTTCTTGGGCTGGTGCTGAGCTAGAGCTGGCTGAGGCAATGATGGATGTGCTGGAGCTCGTGGATGGACCACCAACTGAAGCCACCAAAGATACAGGAGCCTTTGCGTCTTTTTTTGGGCTACATTCCTAGCATAAGTAGCATTATATTGGAAAAAATAGAGTTAATTACAAATTTTAAACTTAGTTTTTACAAGATTAAGACATTCTTATGatgactaaaaatattttttggctattttgtttattttcacacAGGTCTGTgtatagccctgtctgtcctggaattccctatatagaccaggctggatttgaactcacaaaaatccatctgcctctgcctcctaagtgctggtactaaaggcatgtaccactgtactggatctcttttttttaaaagctagaaaCCTTGAGAAGACTGCCAAAACCAAAATAGTGTTGAGAGACAAGTGCTCTAACCAGCTCTCCTCATAAGGTGTGACACACTTCGTTACCATGGCCTTTCAAGTCATCTTACCAGGACCTCAAAATGGGGCTGAAGTGCACTGACTGAGGGAGACGTCACTCATGTACTCCACTTCACCAAACATTCAGAACCTACTTCAACCCCAGCTTCTCAGAGCTTTTATTCTCCTCGGAAAGGCCTTCACCTCTTGTCTAATAAGGTTTGCAGGGAGGCTGACTCTTGTTCCTTGCTTCCTTGGATTTCTATAGCTACTTACCACTAGTACACAGGAAAACTAGTGAATTATTCAACCATATTTAAATCATATTTCTACTCATTATTTGTAATTTATCAAATAAGCTTTAGTGTCTCCAACTGAGTCAGGTTCTGTCCTAAGAAAATTAAAGATATTAGTAATTGAAGTGCTAAATGTCTAGGTGAATATTGTCTGTTAAATTAACTTTCTTCaaattcaaagaagagttaagagaattatagttaaaaatattcaaagagtaaaagaaaaacattagcaAGTTAAAGAGCAACCATTTATTTGTTGGTAGTAAAAGTACTGGACTAACTTCATGTGTAAGATAAAGACAAAACTACTACACAGACCCATACATCATTTCAGAGGCTCTATTAGTTCCTTAGAAAGAAAGAGTCCCAAACCCAGAGTCTTATATACTGATGTGTATATGCAGCCACATCACTTACCTTCAGCATAGTGGGGAAAGAACGAACAGGAAGGGTCTTTACCATCACCTCCTACGGTGTTACAGTAAGTAAGCTGTTAAGAATGCTGTTACACTCTCACTTCTATAGCACTTGTCCCAAACTTTTAGTCTAAGAACTCAATCTTGAAAACCTCACTACCTATAGAAGCATGGGCATGATCCCGTTAGAGTCACACTGTTGGCTAAAACGAGAGGGTAACACATGGCTCGTATGCTTGCACATGCTGACAATCCAAGTACACTATTACCAAAACTCCATCACTAGAAAGAATATAGGACTGACGTAGGGGCAGAAATAGTAAAGGTATTACCATCACAaggtttctattttaattatattttgggggaggcagagtctcatatatcccaggttaACCTCCAACTCCTTATCAAGCAAAGGATCATGCTGATAATTCAATCTttgcttgaactcctgatcctcctgcctctatctcttgagtgctgggattatagtcttGTACTATAATGACTGCTTTATGTGATGTGAGGGTTTCacgtatgctaggcaagcactaatCAAATGAGCTATAGTCATAACCAAACTATGTCTGCTTTTAGGGatatttttattaccttttcCACCTCAAATATTAATTTTAGCAGTGAAGGAAGACTCGTTCTTGGCTAAAGAATAGAAAGAATGGAGGAAGGCTCACAATCCAGCTTTTCCTAAGCACTGTTAAGATTatcttatgtttctttttcttggggGTAGGAACAGGTTGAGACAGGTTCTATGTATCCCTGAGTATGTTtgagactggcctgaaacttgctgcagttcttctgcctctgcctccagagagctgggattacagatatgtactaCCACGAACATACCACCATGAATGCTTAGATACTTTATGTTCTAAACTAACAAATCTACCACCTATTTGTGGTGGATTTAATTGTTTGTGATGTCCACTGACGCTAACCTGTACTAATAAATCCACTTACCTAGACTATATTTCAGACAGCAGACAGTAAGCTCatgggttttgcttttgtctgtTGTTGTCTGGGgctttttgtggtgctgggattatgcCCAGGGCCTCTGGCATGCTGAGTATATGCTTTGTCTGAGATCTACCTACAGTTTGTATGTTAGACTTGTGCTATAAATAGGTAAGCCTAGGATGTGGAACATTACATGGCACAGACTCTGCTTTTGCCTGCTGCCCTGGGTCACTGCTGAATCAGTAAATCACTCTGCCACCTTGTGCAAGTAATGCAAATTAAACTCCTAACAAAGGGGACATTTTCAGGCAGGACTGTCTTTCTCCAATCTAGAACCCTTGGTCAACAGAGAAAATTTTCTCTGCTGGTAGGTAGATGCTTCCCCTCCCTGTCATTAACTAAAGACATCATTCTTTTAGGGCCCTGCTTTTCCCaggcttcttttctgtttctgacgTACTATCCCCAGAAACCCCTACCTGTTATGTTCTGAGAAGACAGTGAAAAGAAACCATAATGCGATGGGTAGTCCCGCCAAGGGCAATGAAGGCCTCAGCAACAGACCATCAATGTGGTAGGTCCTCTTGGACTCTAGAATTTCTCTTTTGTATTAATAATTTTAGCTATGtttttttaggacagggtttatctatgtagccctggatatgATGAAACtcgaccagtctggcctcaaactcagatgtctgcctgcctctgcctcctgagtgctaggattaaaatcaTATGCAACCATGCCCAGCAAATTCAattatggttttgatttttgttttgttttgttttttttccagactgaacccagggccttgtgcttgctaggcaagcgctctaccactgagctaaatcccaaacccctcaattatgtttttaaagaacatttgctACATTTTATCCAATATTTCTATGTAGAACTAATGAATGTAAATCCTTACAGCTCCACAACAATCTACTTCTCAAACGGGCTTTTATGAAGTTGAAAACAAGCAATTTAGCATAGCACCTGTTAATCTTTGCTAAACATCACATGTCCTCTTCTCTTAAGAATCTACCCCAACACTCAGCAACTAGGACCAACTACAGATTTGCTGGACTCTTACCTTGACTTTGGGTTTTGATGCAGGAATCACCTTTTTCTTTGCTctaagaaaaaagatgaaaacgAAGGTCACTTCAGAAGCAGTTACATGTTATGAATTAAAGCAGACTACCCTAATTTTTTCCACTATTTGGAAagctctttgaagaaagaaatgagtcaTCTTGCACATGGATAGTCAGCCATACTTCTTTAATCAGAGTGACTAGAAGGCCAAATAATtactaaaataagaaatatagataggaaaaaataaaaactatatataaacacataaaacataaaatgactTCAAACAAGTTAACCTAAGGAGACTTATTTCAACAGATTGATAAGAACTCAATCATTTGTAGGGAAATAGCTCAAATCATACTCAAATCAGGGCAATGGGTTATTAATGACATTttgcttaagaaaaaaattttttaaggttttattgaaaattatttttaattgcaaaatcaaaaattgttagaaataataaaaaattaataaattaaaaggcAAGAAGGAAccttcatgagtttgaggtcaccctggtctacaaaatgagttccaggccagccagggctacaaaaaccaaaaaactttgaCCATTTGGGAAGCAGCATGAAACACCTGTCAATGTGCAGTTTCCAGAAGGCAACAGTAGTCTCCATGCCTTTTTGGAGGAAGCCATTAGATCATTAGGACAGCCATATTTACCTATGCTATTTCCtggttaacaacaacaacaccccaaCTACTACTATTAAACCAAGCACAGAGGTAGAAGTAACAATGGAAGTCTTTCTAAAGCGGAGGAGAGGAGTAGGACGTAGCTCAAGAGCAGAGTGCTCGTCTGGCATGTATAAAGGCCTAGGCTCTATGCCCAGCACTGAGGGAGCCAGGCACAGCGGCAGCACTCATGATCCGACCTACTTTAGAAGTAGAGAGGCAGGATCACTTGGAGGCCAGGAGTTTAAGACCAAACTGGGTAACAAagcaagattctgtcttaaaagagaaaatgaagaataataactgaaacaacaacaaatctctgATGATATAGTAAAactaaaaatatccatttctccTAACTGTATATATAAAGAGGAAGAATTTTATAATATCATCCCCAAAATGATAATCTGATATCTTAGCAGAATTAAAAGTACATTGAAGTACTTTAGCCAATTATCTATAACTCACTAACTTTATATATTtcaataacttttttaaaatgctgGAGATAGAACCAAGGGCCTTATGCATggtaggcaaggactctaccaactgaactgcaTTCCAGTATCAGTATGGACCCCTAAAAGCAACCACTGGCATCTTTCTATGATTAGGAGAATAAAGGTTCATTCTTTAATGAAAGTTTCATTGGGCTTGGTAAGTAGCTCAGtagaagagtgcttgcctagcaatatgctggacctgtgtttgatttctggtataaacattttttaaaattgatttatttgtgAGTGACTGTAACTGTATATATGTACAGGGGCATAGATAGAGTCAGGAcccaactttcaggagttggttttctccttttaccatggGTTCTAGGGCTCCAATTCAGATTtttatggcaagtgcttttatccacagAACCATCTCACAGATCTAGAAACCTGCTTTATATTTTCTAGAGCCAGTTGTGCCACAGAAGAACACTAGAAGGTTTCAAGGCAGGGGAGGGCTGTACATGGAAGTATCCTATAAGCCCAGCTCATCAATGTAGTTACCCATGTAGACAGTAAGAACAAGAGGAGCAAGCCTGAGCTCCGTACTGGATGGCTCCTACAGCAGAACCCCAATCTAGACTAGGAAGGTTTGGAGAATATCTTGGTACTGTTTCCAAAGTCAgcagtcaaaacaaacaaaaagaaaaaggggggcaACACAGAGATGACCTAACAGTATACTTAAGTCTTACCTATGTCAACCAGTATTTTAGTAAGCAATGGTTATGTTTCTTAAAGCCATAACAAAAgacaggcaatggtggtgcaaactttaatcccagcacttgggaggcagaaccaggtggatctttgagttccaggcctgcctcgtctacagagttccaggacagccagggctacatagagaaaccctatcttgggggtgggggttaggtggggtgggggtgggaggacccAAAGCTATAACATGAATAAAAAACCTATGGAGAAATCTAGAGTCAGTATTTACTCACGGAGCAGAAGTAAGATGATTATGTACACTCCGGCTTTCCTTAAAAAGCATTCtagaaaaatcagaaagacaaaattattttttatagcaTGGTAATcgcttcactttttattttattttatttttgcatacaAGATCTTGCTGTGTGACTCAAACTAGCTTCAAACTTAGtattgtaacccaggctgaccttgaactcaaaagcATTAACCATTTGATTTTTGCTTATTCACTAAGCAAAAGTAGTAACAAcgtggattggggatttagctcagtggtagagcgcttgccccctgggttcaatcctcagctcaaaaaaaaaaaaaaaaaaaaaagtagtaacaaCTTTATTCAATAATGTATTTCATGAAAAGTTTTATATCGTTTCTATGTATTTAGATGTTTTAACAAATCAACAGAAAAGGTTGTTTCTGTTACTTTAAGGTTGACAGATTGATAGCCAAGTTTgctttttattctcttaaaatcctccagccaggcatggtggcacatgactttaatcccagtactcaggaagcagaggcaagtagatctttgtgagttcaaagccagcctgaactggTCTAGGTAAGCccggctggctttgaacacacagagatctgcttgccatGCTTCCCACGCGCTGAAATGAGAGGAATATACTACCATGACTGGTGATTTTGTTTAAGATGGATTTCACAAGATAGCCCAAGCGGATCGGGAATTCTCTAAAcagactggcttcaaacctgCAACCCTCTGTATACTGTCATCAGCGCTAGGgtacaaatgtgtgccaccacatctatcTCTGCTCTAAATCCAGCATGTGGTTCTTTTTGATCTGTTAATAATCCCTCAAGTTACAGCCATCACCTCCCATCCTTTTCCCTTATTACTGAACTCAGagcaaaaaagggaaaaatggtttgaattaaaaacaaaacaaaagaatatacctatCTTATTTCTAGATCCACAACACATGTTTTGTTAAGTGCTGATGatctgaaatcacacacacacacacacacacacacacacacacacacacacacacatacacacacagaggttggCTTtgtttagagatagggtctcttgaTACATTAACAGAATGTTGAACATGTCAGTTCCCACTTTAAATAATTTGAGATCAtcattttcccccttcccttttctccctccagcctctcccatgCAACACTCCCCAAACATGTAAGTTCTTAGCAAAATCaatgtgatgtgtgtttgtgtgtaaatatatCTTGAATAAcagcaaaataagaaaatacaacaaaatccaGGAAGGCACATTTCTTACCTTGCCTGCATCCAGCCCTTAGGCCACAGTGGCTTCACTTCTGTCTCCATGAAGGATTTAAGATAATCCTCAGCAGACTGGCTTTTATTTGGTTCTAATTCATAGCATCCCAATTTGATTTCAACAAGGTTACATAACAAAGttctaaacaaattaaaaatatatgttgatacagaaatgtgaaatgtaaaactaaagaaaatacgGTTCAAAATGGGTATTTTTAAAGCATGTAAATATGGTGGCAGTAAAGAATGTTAAGTGAAGTATTCAGACAGTAAGAGAAGTAAGTTCTAACACTGCATTACAATCAACCCTCACCATGAAACAATGGCCTTTGGTGCCTTTCTTTAAGTAAGCAAAGATGGAAGGGGATAGCTGTCTCCCTGGGATAGAGTAAGTACACAGTTCACACAGGGAAAGCATATGCTGGTCATGATGCAACCAG belongs to Onychomys torridus chromosome 3, mOncTor1.1, whole genome shotgun sequence and includes:
- the Ubn2 gene encoding ubinuclein-2 isoform X5; translation: MLAKKFEMKYGGKVRKHRKDRLQDLIDIGFGYDETDPFIDNSEAYDELVPASLTTKYGGFYINTGTLQFRQASDTEEDDITDNQKHKPKVPKIKEDDIEVKKRKRKEEGEKEKKPRKKVPKQLGVVALNSHKSEKKKKRYKDSLSLAAMIRKFQKEKDALKKESSPKIPVTLSTSSLTKPSCAATALGDDIPDLSLNSADPDLPIFVSTNEHELFQEAENALEMLDDFDFDRLLDAASDGSPLSESGGENGNTTQPTFSSQVMPKVVPTLPDGLPVLLEKRIEDLRVAAKLFDEEGRKKFFTQDMNNILLDIELQLQELGPVIRSGVYSHLEAFVPCNKETLVKRLKKLHLNVQDDRLREPLQKLKLAVSNVMPEQLFKYQEDCQARSQAKCAKLQTDEEREKNGSEDDDDEKPGKRVIGPRKKFHWDDTIRTLLCNLVEIKLGCYELEPNKSQSAEDYLKSFMETEVKPLWPKGWMQARMLFKESRSVHNHLTSAPAKKKVIPASKPKVKEVMVKTLPVRSFPTMLKECSPKKDAKAPVSLVASVGGPSTSSSTSIIASASSSSAPAQETICLDDSLDEDLSVHSSSLDLVSEALAVINNGNKGPWVGSRLNVPAAKPRPGLREEKLASIMSKLPLAAPKQLDAAQTAHSPSLIAGHTGPVPKKPQDLAHTGISSGLIAGSSIQNPKVSLEPLPARLLQQGLQRSSQIHASSSSQTHVSSSQAQVAASSQALGTSEAQDASPLTQATKVHQHSTVQQNYVSPLQATISKSQTNPVVKLSNNPQLSCSSQLLKTSDKPLMYRLPLSTPSPGNGSQGPHPLVSRTAPSTTTSSNYLAKAMVSQVSTQGFKSPFSMAASPKLAASPKPATSPKPLPSPKPSASPKPSLSAKPSVSTKLISKSNPTPKPAVCPTSSSPNTLVAQSSHSPSNNPVHKPPSGMNISRQSPTLNLLPSNRTSGLPSTKTLQAPSKLTNSSSTGTVGKNSLSGITMNVPASRGSNLNSSGANRTSLSGGTGSGTQGATKPLSTPHRPASASGSSVVTASVQSTAGASLLANASPLTLMTSPLSVTNQTVTPFGMLGGLVPVTMPFQFPLELLGFGTDTAGVTTTSGSTSAAFHHSLTQNLLKSLQPGSQHAATLSHSPLPTHLQQAFNDGGQSKGDTKLPRKSQ
- the Ubn2 gene encoding ubinuclein-2 isoform X4, with translation MAEPRRVAFISLSPVRRREADFAGAEREPPRLEPQPYREPARAESAPRADAQHPARDKPLPQREVSRAEPPMALQREPPRPEPPPPPPPPLSLQTAPPRESASRAEPPPRPPKETVRLELVLKDPTDESCVEFSYPELLLCGEQRKKLVHTEDPFNDEHKERQEVEMLAKKFEMKYGGKVRKHRKDRLQDLIDIGFGYDETDPFIDNSEAYDELVPASLTTKYGGFYINTGTLQFRQASDTEEDDITDNQKHKPKVPKIKEDDIEVKKRKRKEEGEKEKKPRKKVPKQLGVVALNSHKSEKKKKRYKDSLSLAAMIRKFQKEKDALKKESSPKIPVTLSTSSLTKPSCAATALGDDIPDLSLNSADPDLPIFVSTNEHELFQEAENALEMLDDFDFDRLLDAASDGSPLSESGGENGNTTQPTFSSQVMPKVVPTLPDGLPVLLEKRIEDLRVAAKLFDEEGRKKFFTQDMNNILLDIELQLQELGPVIRSGVYSHLEAFVPCNKETLVKRLKKLHLNVQDDRLREPLQKLKLAVSNVMPEQLFKYQEDCQARSQAKCAKLQTDEEREKNGSEDDDDEKPGKRVIGPRKKFHWDDTIRTLLCNLVEIKLGCYELEPNKSQSAEDYLKSFMETEVKPLWPKGWMQARMLFKESRSVHNHLTSAPAKKKVIPASKPKVKEVMVKTLPVRSFPTMLKECSPKKDAKAPVSLVASVGGPSTSSSTSIIASASSSSAPAQETICLDDSLDEDLSVHSSSLDLVSEALAVINNGNKGPWVGSRLNVPAAKPRPGLREEKLASIMSKLPLAAPKQLDAAQTAHSPSLIAGHTGPVPKKPQDLAHTGISSGLIAGSSIQNPKVSLEPLPARLLQQGLQRSSQIHASSSSQTHVSSSQAQVAASSQALGTSEAQDASPLTQATKVHQHSTVQQNYVSPLQATISKSQTNPVVKLSNNPQLSCSSQLLKTSDKPLMYRLPLSTPSPGNGSQGPHPLVSRTAPSTTTSSNYLAKAMVSQVSTQGFKSPFSMAASPKLAASPKPATSPKPLPSPKPSASPKPSLSAKPSVSTKLISKSNPTPKPAVCPTSSSPNTLVAQSSHSPSNNPVHKPPSGMNISRQSPTLNLLPSNRTSGLPSTKTLQAPSKLTNSSSTGTVGKNSLSGITMNVPASRGSNLNSSGANRTSLSGGTGSGTQGATKPLSTPHRPASASGSSVVTASVQPSS